From the genome of Corallococcus macrosporus DSM 14697:
CGAGACGCGGGTGGCCCTGTTCCGGCAGGCGGTGGATGACCGGGGCGAGCCCGGCGAGGGCGGCTTCCAGCCCCACGCGCGCGTGTCGTTCGGCCACGGCTGGGTGCGCGAGGGCGCCTACGAGCTGTTCGCCGAGGCGGTGGCGCTGCACCCGCCGATGTTGCCGGTGACGGGGGAGGAGTCTCCGCGCGAGCGCGTGGCGGCGGGCGAGGTGCCGGGCCTGGACGAGCTGCGCCTGCACCAGAGCACGGTGTGGAGCTGGAACCGCGCCATCTACGACCCGAAGGACGGTGGCCACCTGCGCATCGAGTTCCGCGCGCTGCCCGCGGGGCCGACGACGGTGGACATGGTGGCCAACGGCGCCTTCCTGCTGGGCCTCACCCTGGCGCTGGCCGAGCGCGTGGACGCGCTCCTGCCCGCCCTGCCCTTCGTCCACGCCTACGGCAACTTCATCCGCGCCGCGCGGCAGGGACTGGACGCGGAGTTGCTGTGGCCCGCGGACGCGGCGCCCAGTCCCCAGCCCGTCCTGGCGACGGAGCTGGTGAAGCGGCTGCTCCCGGAGGCCCGGCGGGGCCTGGTGGGCGCGGGCGTGGACGCACGGGAGGCGGACACCCTGCTGGGCGTCATCGAGCGGCGGGTGTCGTTGCGGCGCACGGGCGCGGTGTGGCAGCGGCAGGTGCTGGCGCGGCTGGAGTCACAGATGCCCCGGCGGGACGCCCTGGCGGCGATGCTGGAGTGCTACCTCCAGCACGCCGAGTCGGGCGCGCCTGTCCACGCGTGGCCCGTGGAGTAGGCTGCGCACGGCGGATGGGGCGAAGGCGCGGTGTGGCATGAATATCCCGCCGCCGCGCCCGTCACCGGACACACCCACCCGCCGCGACGTGACCATGGCCCGGCTCCTCATCGTCTCCCTGTTGGTTCTCTGTGCCTGCTCCTCCCTGCGTGGGCAGGCGGACTCGATGGCGCGCAAGGGGCTGCTCGTGGAGGCCGCCGCCATCTACGACGACCTCAGCCGCCAGAACCCCAACGACGGGGAGCTGGTCCTGGTGCGTGACAACCTGCGCTTGCGCGCGCTGACGCGGCTCTTGAGCGACGCGCGCCGGGCGCGCGTGGAAGGCCGGGACGAGGACGCGGAGGATTCGCTCCTGCGCTTCCTGAACCACCGGGCGGAGTGGAACACGAAGCTGGACGGGGGCCTGGAGAGCTCGCTGCGGGAGGAGGTCGCGGGGACGCGCCGGCATCTCCAGAAGCTCGTCGGCGCCCCCGCGGGCAAGGGACATGCGCTCACGGCGGAGCAGGCGTTGCTGCGCAAGCAGCCGCTGCTGGCCCACCCCGAGCTGTCCCGCGTCGCGCGGGACATGGAGTGGCTGGTGCTCCAGAGCGGCAAGGCCTCCTGCCTGCGCCTGCGCGACACCAGCACGGAGGACAGCCCGCACTGGCGCGAGCTGGTGTTCCGCTACTGCGGCCACTGGCGGGAGTACGCGCCGCGGCCCGCCTCCGCGCCCGAGCTGTTCGGACCGCCGTCGTGGTCAGGCACCGTGGAGGGGTTGGACGCGGCCCAGCAGGCGCGGCTCGAGGCCCGGCTCACCCAGGCCTTCGAGTCCTCTGCCTGGTTCTCACCGGGCGGCCCGGCGCGGCCGGAGTTCAAGCTGGGGGGACGCTTCGTCACCGAGCGCGACAGCCAGGCCGTGGCGCTGACCGCGCCGTGGACGGAGAGCGTGCCGTACACGGACCACGAGGACCGCACGGAGACCATCGAGGAGCCCTACGAGGCGGAGGAGGAGTACACCGACTCGGACGGCAAGACGAAGACGCGCACGGTGACGAAGTACACCACGCACACGCACACCTATTCGGTGCCCGTCACGCGTTACCGCGACGTCCCGCGGACCTTCGAGTACCACGCGCTGCGGCTGTCGCAGGCGCACCACCTCGCGGTGGCCTCGGCCGCCACGCTGGACGCCCGGCGCTCGCCGTTCGTCCTGGCGATGCAGGACCAGCTCTCCGAGTCCGGACACGAGCACGACGTCACCTTCGAGAAGGGCAAGGTGCGGCCCTCGCAGCCGAGCTTCACCCCCGCGGAGACCTGGCTGGACGCCAAGGTGGAGGCCCTGGCGGCGTCCTTCTCCCAGCAGCTCGCGACGTACTGGCAGGAGTCCTACTGTTCCACGCCTTCACTCACCTTGGATGAGGCCGCGCGGTGCGCGCGCGCCGGCGCCGCGGTGCCCGCTCAGGTGGCCCGGGTCCTCTCGGACATCCTCGGCGCGGACGCGACCCAGGTTCCCATCCTCTTCGCTTCGCCATGACGCGGCGTGCGGCCACGGCGCGTCCATCCGGCGGGTAGCATTTATGACGGTCCGGGTTGTTATGGTGTTCTGACCTGGAATACCCGTGAGCGCGGCCTGTAAAACCAGTCAACCCCGCGCTGGTAGGTGGCTTCCACCCAGAGGACCGTATGCATCCGACCGACGTCCGCTGCCGTAGTCCCCGTAGAACCCTTGCGATGTGGATGGCTTCTTCGCTGCTGCTCGCCGCGTGCGGTGGGGTGGAGGCGGAGTCGCTCGCGGACGCCGAGTCCCAGGCGGTGGCGTCCCAGTCGCTGGGGGGGCCGTCCGAAGAGTCCGCCGACCGGCGCATCATCGTCTACCAGACGACCTCGCTTCAGCTCATGCGCGTGGACAACCAGGGCAGGTCGCACCTGGTGGCGGAGCGCACGGGCGCGCCCGTGGTGTCTCCGGACGGCAACCGCGCGGCGTACGCGAAGCTGCCGGATGGCCACCGCCCGGGCGACCTGGTGCGGAGCTCGGATCTGTACGTGCTCAACGCGAACTCGGGCAAGTCGACCCGGGTGACACAGGGCTTCGACGACAGCGAGCCCGTCTGGACGCCGGATGGGCGCGTCGTGCTGTTCCAGTCCACGAGTCGCACGGGCGTGCCCTCGCTGTGGCGCGTGAAGCAGAACGGCAAGGACCTGACGCAGCTCACGAACGTGGGCACCTCGCAGTTCAGCTCCGCCTACATCCCCAACCCGGCGCTGGGTGGCACCGTGGAGTGGGATGCGGACCGGCGCATCATCGTCTACACGACGACGAGCCTGCGGCAGGGCGAGGACGGCGAGGTGCGCATCATCGCCTTCGACCGCGACTACGACGTGGCGTCGGCCTACAGCCTGGGCAAGGGCTCCGAGGCGTCGTGGACGGAGCGCGGCACCGTCGTCTACTCGCGCAACGAAGGTGGGCGCGTCGTCACCGTCGAAGCGCGCGTGCCCTGAGCCCCTGACGTGAAGCACGGGCCCGCGCGGAAGCCACGGAGCGCGGGCCCTCAGCCTTCTTCCTCGACGCCACGGCGCAGGCCCAGCATGCGCCGCAGCTCGCGCGCGGACTGACGGCTCACCTCCACCGCGTGTCCCCGCAGCGTCCGCGCCAGGTAGCCGCCGGTGTCCAGCGGTTCCAGGCGCGCCACGTGCGTGAGGTTGAGCAGCGCGCGGCGGTGGACGCGGTGGAAGTGCTCGGACGGCAGCTTCTCCACCAGCTCGTTGAGGGTGAAGTCGGTGAGGAAGTCCCCCTGCGTGGTGAACACCGTCACCAGCTCGTCCTCCAGCGCCGCGTGGGAGATGGCCTCCGGGTCCACCAGGACGATGCCCTGCCGCGTGGGGATGGGCAGGCGCCCCAGGCTCCGGGCCGGCGCGGGGGGCAGCTTCGGTGGGCCGCTGACGGAGGGCGGCGCCACCGGCGCGCGGGCGCGTGCCCGCTCCAGGGCCTTCTGGAGCCGCGCGGGCTCCACGGGCTTGAGCACGTAGTCCACCGCGCCATGTTCGAAGGCCTGCACCGCGTGCTCGGCGCGGGCGGTGCAGAGGATGACGCGGGGGCCGCCCTCGGGCAGCAGGGCCAGGGCGTCCAGGCCGCTGAGCCCGGGCATGTGGATGTCCAGCAGCACCACGTCCACGCCGCCCGCGCGCACGGCGGCGAGCACGCCCTCCGCGTCCGAGGCCTCGCCGCAGACCTGCGTGTCCGGGAGCGCCGCGAGCAGCCGCGTCAGCCGCTTGCGCGCGAGCAGTTCGTCATCGGCGATGAGGACGCGAAGCGGGGGGCTCACGTGAGGACTCCAGGTTGGGGGCCCGCGCGGGGCAGGGTGACGGCGACGCGGGTGCGCGCCTCGCGGCCGTCGAGCACGAGCCGGGCGGCGCTCCCGTAGGCCAGGGCGAGGCGGCGCTCCACGGTGGGCAGGCCCGCGCTGCCTTCCCGGGGGCCGCGCGAGGGCCCGGGATTTTCAATGGCGACCTCCACCTCGTGGCCCCGCGCGGTGACGTCCAGGGACAGAGGGCCCCGGTGGCCGGCGGCGGGGCCGTGCTTCACGGCGTTCTCCGCCAGGGGCAGCAGCACCAGCGGCGGGACGGGGATTTCGCCCACGTCGGCGGGGACATTCAACGTGAGCTGGAAGAGGTCCGGGTCGCGCAGCAGGTGCAGCTCGAAGAGGGTGCGGATGAGCTCCAGCTCCTGCGCCAGGGGCCAGGTGGCGCTGCGCACGCCCGCGAGCACGGAGCGGAGCATGGTGGACAGCCGCAGCACGGCGGCCTCGGCCACGGCGCCATCTTCCCGGCACCACTCCGCGATGGCGTTGAGCGTGTTGAAGAGGAAGTGCGGGTCCAGGTGGCTGCGCAGCGCGAGGAGCTGGGCCTGCTCGGCCTCCAGCGCGAAGCGCGCGGCGCGGGCGCGCTCCCGGCCGAGGCTCTCCTCGAAGCCGATGTCGCGCCCCAGGCCCCAGCCGCCCACCAGGAAGAGCGCGCCGCACACCGCGAGGTTGGTGGGCTGCGTGAGGAAGGTGGGCCCCAGGCCCAGGAGCTTCGGCACCACGAAGCCGGAGGTCAGCACCACGCCGCTGCCCACGGTGGCGTAGAGCAGGAGCCGGATGCCGCCGTGGCTGAAGTCCAGGCCCTCCGGGAAGAGCACCCGGTAGGAGACGGGGGCCACCGCGACGAAGAGCAGGCACATCTGGAGGCCCAGCCCGAAGGCCACCCACAGCGGCGTGGGGCTGAAGCGCACCTGCGCGGAAATCAGCGCGACGGAGACGACCAGGATGGGCAGCAGCCGCCGGGGCGCCACGAGGGCCCGCAGGGTGGCGCGGACGATGGAGCCTTCCGACGATGTTTCCGGCATGCGCCCGCGGGAGCCTACACCGCCGGGCGCGTCACCGCGCGGGCCGCTCCTCCAGCTCCGTCTCGAAGGCGTCCAGCAGCATGCTGCCGGCGAGGAGGACGGGGAAGAGGACGATGGCGGCGACGACGAGGACGGGGGAGGGGAGGGCGAACATGGCGGGGGGCTCCTGACTCCGTGAAGCATGCACTGCCAGTCTGACGCGTCTTCCGGGTTCGCGCTGACGCCCCCGGCCCGAGCGGTCGCTCCCCGACAACGAGCGGTCGCTGACGCTATTTCCGAACGTTTTCCTCGTCCGAAAGGGCCGCCGCGAGCCGCGCCGCGTTACGGATGCAGTCGTTGAGGCCAATGCCCTTGTACGCGTTCCCCGCCAGGTGCAGGCCGGGCCAGCGCTGGAGCGCCGCGTCGATGCCGGCCATGCGCTCCAGGTGGCCCACGTTGTACTGGGGGATGCCGCGCGGCCAGCGGAACACCTGGGTGAAGGTGGGCCGGGCCGTCACCCCCGCCAGGGCGCGCAGCTCCTCCAGCGCCAGCGCCGCGAGCTCCGCTTCATCCCGCTGCACCAGGTCCGGCTGCCGCGCGCCGCCCACCATGCAGGTGTAGAGCACGCGGCCGCCTTCGACGCGGAAGGGGAAGGTGGTGGACGCGTGGATGGCGCCCAGCAGCCGCCGCTGCTCCTCGAAGGGCACCAGGAAGCCGAAGCCGTCCGGCGCCGGGAGCGTCCCCGCGTCGAAGCCCAGGTGCACCACCGCGATGGGCGCGTATTCGATGCGGGACACCTGCGCCGCCAGCGCGTCATCCAGGGGCTGCAACAGCTCGGCGGCGACGTGCGCGGGCACCGCCAGCACCACGTGGGACGCGCTCAGCTCCGCGCGCTGTCCGTGCTCCTCCACGGCGAGCCTCCAGCCCCCGTCCACGCGCGTCAGCCCCTCCACCCGCGCGCCCACGTGCGCCGCGTCTCCCAGGGACGAGGCCAGCGCGTCGATGAGCACCTGGAGGCCGCCGTCGAAGGTGCTCAGCGCGCCCGTCAGCTTCGGCGCGTCACCGGGGGGCAGCAGGGCCTTGGCCCGCGCCTGGGCCTTCTGCGCGTGGATTGCGCCCAGGATGAGGCTGCGGTGCTCGCGCTCCAGCTTCACCAGCAGGGGGAAGGTGGCCTCGACGCTGAGCCGCTCCACGTCCCCGGCGTAGATGCCCGTCTGCACCGCGTCCAACAACACCCGCGTCGCCACGGGGCCCAGGTGGCGGCGGCCGAACGCGGCCAGGGATTCGTCCGTGCCCTCCGGTGCGCGGCTGGAGAACAGCTCGCCCATGACGCGCAGCCGCGCGCCCAGCGGCAGGATGTCCGAAGTCAGGAACGCGGGCGGTGACGCGGGCACCGACCGGAGTCTGCCCCGCGTGTAGACATAGCGACGCTTCGCCGACGCGTCCGCGACGCGAATCCGGCCTTCCAGGTTCAGCGCCGCCGCCAGGGCGCGCGTTGCGGGCTCCCGGTCCAGGAAGCTGTTCGGCCCCTGCTCCACCAGGTAGCCAGCGCGCGCATGCGTGCCCACCGCGCCGCCAAGACGTGCGGATGTCTCCAGGAGCACGGCAGCCGTACCGCGCGAACGCAAACCGTGCGCGACGGCCAACCCCGAAATCCCACCTCCCACGACGGCGACATTCATCAAATGTGTCCTCGGCATGTGGTGCATCCGGTCACCAGCGTGCACTCCCCAAACGTCAACGCACGTGTTTTGCCAGCGAGGTGCATTCAGCGCGTTAATGCCATGCATGCGCTACGTCATCACCGGAGCGAGCAGGGGGATTGGTTTCGAATTCGTCCAGCAGCTCCTGCTGCGGGGCGACACTGTCGAAGCCGGGGTTCGGTCACCAGAGGGGGCACGGCGACTGGAGCCCTTGAAGCACAAGGCGGGCAACCGCCTGCGCATCCACGCGCTGGACGTGGGGGACGACGCCAGCGTGCGCGCGTTCGCCACCAACGTGTGTACCAGCCCCGTGGACGTGCTCATCAACAACGCCGGCGTCGCCGGGTTGTGGTGCGCGTTGAGCGACGTGGACTACGCGGACATGGCGCGCACGTTCACCATCAACGCCCTGGGCCCGCTGCGCGTCACCAACGCGATGTTGCCGGGCCTGCGGCGAGGCGCCTTGCGGCGGGTGGCGCACGTCACCTCGCGGATGGGCTCGCTGGCGGAGAACACCGACGGCGGCGCCTATGCGTACCGCATGTCGAAGGCCGCGCTGAACATGGCCGTGCGCACCCTGTCCACGGACCTGCGCCCGGAGGGCTTCGTCACCGTGCTGCTCCACCCCGGTTGGGTGCAGACGGACATGGGCGGCCCGGACGCCACGCTGCCAGCGCCGGATTCGGTGCGCGGCATGTTGCGCGTCATCGACGGGCTGAGCCCGGAGCACAGCGGCCGGTTCTTCGACTACCAGGGCGCCGAGGTGCCCTGGTAGCCGGCGGGGCCCCTCAGGGGTAGAGCCGCTCCGTGCGCCAGCCGCCGTCCTCGCGCAGGTAGACGTGCCGGTCATGGAGCCGGCTCTCCTGGGCGTGCCAGAACTCGATGCGGTCCGGCACCACGCGGAGGCCGGACCAGTGCGGCGGGCGCGGCACGGGCTGGCCGGCGTACTTCTGCTCCACCTCCGCCACGCGGGCCACCAGGTCCTCGCGCGAAGGCAGCGGCTGGCTCTGCAGGCTGGCCCACGCGCCCACCTGGCTGCCGCGGGGACGGCTCTGGAAGTACGCGTCCGCCTCCGCGTCGGTGACGCGCTCCACGCGGCCCTCCACGCGCACCTGCTCGTTCAGGGGCTGCCAGTAGAAGCACAGCGCGACGTGCGGATGCGCGAGGGCCTCGCGGCCCTTGCGGCTCTCATGGTTCGTGTAGAACACGAAGCCGCGCGAATCGAAGTCCTTGAGCAGGACGACGCGCGCGCTGGGGCGCCCGTCATCCCCCACGGTGGCCACCACCATGGCGTTGGGGTCCACGGGGATGGCCTGCTTCGCCCGCTCGAAGAGCTCCGCGAAGCGCTGGATGGGGTCTGGAGGAATCATCACGCGGTGCAACATAAGGGGGGCGGGGGAGGTGTGCACCTTCGCGGTTGACTCGCCCGGCGCACACGTCAATGTGCGCACATGAATGTCCTCTTCATCTCCTCGGAGGTGGCCCCGTTCTCCAAGACGGGGGGCCTGGGGGATGTGGCCGGGGCCCTCCCCGCCGCGCTCGCCTCGCTGGGCCATGACGTCAAGGTCATCACCCCGCGCTACCGCGACATGCGGGGCGCGGAGCAGCTCGTGCCCACGGGCCAGTCCCTGCTGCTGCGCTTCCCCTTCGGCGAGCTGTCGGGCCCCATCCTCTCCGCCCGCGTGTCCGAGCGGCTGGAGGTGCTCTTCCTGGAGAACGCGTTCCTCTTCGGCAACCGCCACGGCCTCTACGGGGACGCGTGGGGCGCCTACGCGGACAACCACCGGCGCTTCGCCTACCTCGGCGTGGGCGCGCTCCAGGCGGCGCAGCGGCTGCGCTTCATCCCGGACGTCGTCCACGCCAACGACTGGCAGGCGGGGCTTTCGCCCGTGGCGCTGCGGCGCGGCTTCCAGGCGGGGCCGCTGGCGCAGGCGAAGAGCGTCTTCACCATCCACAACCTGGCCTACCAGGGGCAGTTCCCCAAGGACGTCATGGGGGACCTGGGGCTGCCGTGGGACTTGTTCACCGCCCACGACGGGCTGGAGTTCCACGACACGGTGAACTTCCTGAAGGCGGGGCTCGTCTTCTCCGACGCGCTCACCACCGTGTCCCCCACCTACGCGAAGGAAATCCAGACGCCGGAGCAGGGCTACGGCCTGGAGGGCCTGCTGCGCCACCGCGCGCACCGGCTCCACGGCATCCTCAACGGCGTGGACACCCACGAGTGGAACCCGGAGGACGACGCGCACCTCCCGGCCCGCTACGGGCTGAAGGACCTGACGGGCAAGGCGGTGTGCAAGCGCGAGCTGCTGGCGCGCTTCGGGCTGGAGGACGGCCCCGCGCCGGTGTTCGGCTTCGTCAGCCGGCTGGCGTGGCAGAAGGGCGTGGACCTGCTGCTGGAGGCCCTGCCGACCGCGCTCCACGCGGACCTCCGCGTCGTCGGCGTGGGCAGCGGCGAGGGGCCCCTGGAGGAGGGGCTGCTCGCGTTGCAGGCGCGCTACCCGAAGCAGGTGGGCGTGCACCTCGGCTTCGACCCGGCGCTCTCCCACCTGGTGGAGGCGGGGGCGGACTTCTTCCTCATGCCCAGCCGCTACGAGCCGTGCGGCCTGAACCAGATGTACTCGCTGCGCTACGGCACGGTGCCCATCGTCCGGGCCACCGGCGGGTTGGTGGACACGGTGGAGGGGGGCCTGGACGGCAACGGCATCCTCTTCGAGGCCTTCCACAAGTCCGCCCTGCTGGCGGCCATCCGCCGCGCCCTGGCCCTCTACGCGGACCCGCCGCGGCTGGACGAGTTCCGGCGCCGGGGCATGGAGAAGGACTTCTCCTGGGGCGCGTCCGGCCGCCGCTACGAGGCCCTGTTCCACGACCTGATGGCGGAATAGTGGGTGCGGACGGAAATTCGCAGTAATGTTGTGCCGTGGCGGATGCTCCGGACCTGGGTGGTTACGAGGTGGTCGGCCGGTTGGCGGTGGGCGGCATGGCGGAGGTGTACCAGGCGAGAGCCCGGGTCACCACGCAGCGCTCACCGGGTGAACCGGACGAGATTGTCATCAAGCGGCTGCACCCGTCGTTTCGGAGCGATACCGCCTACGTCAAGGCCTTCGTCGACGAAGCGAAGCTGACGGTCCGCCTGCGCCATCCGAACATCGTCCGCACCTACCGCCTGTTCAAGGCGGGGCCGGACTACCTCATGGTGCAGGAGCTCGTGAGCGGCCGGACGCTGGGCTACATGCAGGAGCTGCTGCTGAAGGCCGGCGCGGCGATGCCGCCCGAGTCCGCCTGCTACATCGCGTGGTGCCTGCTCAAGGCGCTGGACTACATCCACCGGGCCAAGGTGGGGGAGAACGGCGCCACCATCGTCCACCGCGACGTGAATCCGGCCAACCTGCTGCTGGGCATCAACGGCGACGTGAAGCTCACCGACTTCGGCGTGGCGGAGGTGGAGGGGATGATGCGCGGGGACGCTGGCGCGCTGCGCGGCACGCTGCCCTACATGAGCCCGGAGCAGGTGCTGGGGCTGCCGGTGGACGCGCGCACGGACCTGTACGCGGTGGGCATCATCCTCTGGGAGCTGTGGTCCGGCCGGCGCCTCTTCGCCGGGGAGCACGAGGCGGAGCTGATGCACAAGGTGCGCGACGCGCGGGTGCCGCTGCTGACGGCGTCGCCGGAGCTGCCGGACTACGCGGTGCAGGTGGCGCGCAAGGCGCTCTTCGCGGACCGGGCGCGGCGCTTCCAAACGGCGGCGGAGTTCATCAAGGCGCTGGAGTCCCTGTCCCGGCGCGCGGGCTGGCCCCTGACGGTGGAGGCGCTCCAGCCGCTGCTGGGCGGCTGAGATGCGCTCGCGCCGGGCCGTCGTCTTCCTGGGGCTGCTGGCGGGCGGGCTCGCCGCGTCCGGGTGCCTGGGCTCGGTGCCCTTCCGGCCCAGGGCCTACGAAGAGGCGGTGCGCGTGGCGTCCTTCCAGGTGGACTTCCGCCAGGACGGCACCGGCGTGTTGGATTTGGACCTGCGGGTGACGAACCCCGCGTCGGACGCGGCCACGCTGGCGGCGGTGGACTTCACGCTGCGGGTGGACGGGCGCCGCGTGGCGGTGGGCACGCAGCAGGTGGCGGCGCCCCTGGCCGAGGATGGCAGCGCCCCGCTGCGGGTGCTCTTCCCGCTGGCCAGCGCACGCGCCACGGGCGGGCCGGAGCCGGTGCCCCGGCGCGTACAGGTGGAGGGCGGGGTGGTGCTGCGCTTCGGGGGCACCGAGCGGCGCGCGCCCTTCCAGGCCGAGCGCGTGCTGCCGTTGGCCTGGGTGCCGCCGCTGAGCGGCGACTGACGCGGCCGGCGCTCACGTCAGTGGGGCCAGTTTCACCCATGCGGTGACACGGGAGTTGTCCGTTGCTGGCGGAGTGCAGGACGTGGCAGCGTGTGGGTATGTCGCCTTTCCGACGATATGTCCTTCCGATGTCCCTGGGGGTGCTGAGCGCCGCCAGCGCGCTGGCCGCGGCGAAGTCGCCGCCGCCCGAACCCCCGGCTCCCACGC
Proteins encoded in this window:
- a CDS encoding glutamate--cysteine ligase gives rise to the protein MGMAIHQEDFRPEDHARFSRRLAESLEALRALLARPGFGVGPPTVGAELELCLVDRLGFPLPVNREVLARTSDPRVTLELDAFNLEVNLRPGPLAGRPFTALREEVESAVAAVRQAASTQGARVAVIGILPTLREADLGSGALTGEPRYRAMSAAIRQRRGAVPFQVAIRGEEEALALTWNDVTLEGANTSLQYHLRVAPGDFARMYNAAQLATAPVLAVSGNSPLFLGRKLWDETRVALFRQAVDDRGEPGEGGFQPHARVSFGHGWVREGAYELFAEAVALHPPMLPVTGEESPRERVAAGEVPGLDELRLHQSTVWSWNRAIYDPKDGGHLRIEFRALPAGPTTVDMVANGAFLLGLTLALAERVDALLPALPFVHAYGNFIRAARQGLDAELLWPADAAPSPQPVLATELVKRLLPEARRGLVGAGVDAREADTLLGVIERRVSLRRTGAVWQRQVLARLESQMPRRDALAAMLECYLQHAESGAPVHAWPVE
- a CDS encoding LytR/AlgR family response regulator transcription factor; translated protein: MSPPLRVLIADDELLARKRLTRLLAALPDTQVCGEASDAEGVLAAVRAGGVDVVLLDIHMPGLSGLDALALLPEGGPRVILCTARAEHAVQAFEHGAVDYVLKPVEPARLQKALERARARAPVAPPSVSGPPKLPPAPARSLGRLPIPTRQGIVLVDPEAISHAALEDELVTVFTTQGDFLTDFTLNELVEKLPSEHFHRVHRRALLNLTHVARLEPLDTGGYLARTLRGHAVEVSRQSARELRRMLGLRRGVEEEG
- a CDS encoding sensor histidine kinase → MPETSSEGSIVRATLRALVAPRRLLPILVVSVALISAQVRFSPTPLWVAFGLGLQMCLLFVAVAPVSYRVLFPEGLDFSHGGIRLLLYATVGSGVVLTSGFVVPKLLGLGPTFLTQPTNLAVCGALFLVGGWGLGRDIGFEESLGRERARAARFALEAEQAQLLALRSHLDPHFLFNTLNAIAEWCREDGAVAEAAVLRLSTMLRSVLAGVRSATWPLAQELELIRTLFELHLLRDPDLFQLTLNVPADVGEIPVPPLVLLPLAENAVKHGPAAGHRGPLSLDVTARGHEVEVAIENPGPSRGPREGSAGLPTVERRLALAYGSAARLVLDGREARTRVAVTLPRAGPQPGVLT
- the hemG gene encoding protoporphyrinogen oxidase, which translates into the protein MHHMPRTHLMNVAVVGGGISGLAVAHGLRSRGTAAVLLETSARLGGAVGTHARAGYLVEQGPNSFLDREPATRALAAALNLEGRIRVADASAKRRYVYTRGRLRSVPASPPAFLTSDILPLGARLRVMGELFSSRAPEGTDESLAAFGRRHLGPVATRVLLDAVQTGIYAGDVERLSVEATFPLLVKLEREHRSLILGAIHAQKAQARAKALLPPGDAPKLTGALSTFDGGLQVLIDALASSLGDAAHVGARVEGLTRVDGGWRLAVEEHGQRAELSASHVVLAVPAHVAAELLQPLDDALAAQVSRIEYAPIAVVHLGFDAGTLPAPDGFGFLVPFEEQRRLLGAIHASTTFPFRVEGGRVLYTCMVGGARQPDLVQRDEAELAALALEELRALAGVTARPTFTQVFRWPRGIPQYNVGHLERMAGIDAALQRWPGLHLAGNAYKGIGLNDCIRNAARLAAALSDEENVRK
- a CDS encoding SDR family oxidoreductase — its product is MRYVITGASRGIGFEFVQQLLLRGDTVEAGVRSPEGARRLEPLKHKAGNRLRIHALDVGDDASVRAFATNVCTSPVDVLINNAGVAGLWCALSDVDYADMARTFTINALGPLRVTNAMLPGLRRGALRRVAHVTSRMGSLAENTDGGAYAYRMSKAALNMAVRTLSTDLRPEGFVTVLLHPGWVQTDMGGPDATLPAPDSVRGMLRVIDGLSPEHSGRFFDYQGAEVPW
- the pdxH gene encoding pyridoxamine 5'-phosphate oxidase — protein: MRTLTCAPGESTAKVHTSPAPLMLHRVMIPPDPIQRFAELFERAKQAIPVDPNAMVVATVGDDGRPSARVVLLKDFDSRGFVFYTNHESRKGREALAHPHVALCFYWQPLNEQVRVEGRVERVTDAEADAYFQSRPRGSQVGAWASLQSQPLPSREDLVARVAEVEQKYAGQPVPRPPHWSGLRVVPDRIEFWHAQESRLHDRHVYLREDGGWRTERLYP
- the glgA gene encoding glycogen synthase GlgA, with translation MNVLFISSEVAPFSKTGGLGDVAGALPAALASLGHDVKVITPRYRDMRGAEQLVPTGQSLLLRFPFGELSGPILSARVSERLEVLFLENAFLFGNRHGLYGDAWGAYADNHRRFAYLGVGALQAAQRLRFIPDVVHANDWQAGLSPVALRRGFQAGPLAQAKSVFTIHNLAYQGQFPKDVMGDLGLPWDLFTAHDGLEFHDTVNFLKAGLVFSDALTTVSPTYAKEIQTPEQGYGLEGLLRHRAHRLHGILNGVDTHEWNPEDDAHLPARYGLKDLTGKAVCKRELLARFGLEDGPAPVFGFVSRLAWQKGVDLLLEALPTALHADLRVVGVGSGEGPLEEGLLALQARYPKQVGVHLGFDPALSHLVEAGADFFLMPSRYEPCGLNQMYSLRYGTVPIVRATGGLVDTVEGGLDGNGILFEAFHKSALLAAIRRALALYADPPRLDEFRRRGMEKDFSWGASGRRYEALFHDLMAE
- a CDS encoding serine/threonine protein kinase translates to MADAPDLGGYEVVGRLAVGGMAEVYQARARVTTQRSPGEPDEIVIKRLHPSFRSDTAYVKAFVDEAKLTVRLRHPNIVRTYRLFKAGPDYLMVQELVSGRTLGYMQELLLKAGAAMPPESACYIAWCLLKALDYIHRAKVGENGATIVHRDVNPANLLLGINGDVKLTDFGVAEVEGMMRGDAGALRGTLPYMSPEQVLGLPVDARTDLYAVGIILWELWSGRRLFAGEHEAELMHKVRDARVPLLTASPELPDYAVQVARKALFADRARRFQTAAEFIKALESLSRRAGWPLTVEALQPLLGG